In the Sediminibacter sp. Hel_I_10 genome, one interval contains:
- a CDS encoding sterol desaturase family protein — METLINYFETIPSLHRSLILVGGLTFFWVLEGTLPLFNFTYKKWQHALPNIFFTLTTIVVNFSLAFLLVKTADWVKASEFGIINWIPNLPLWAYVLLGVLLLDFFGAYLAHYVEHKVKPLWMVHLVHHTDHNVDTTTANRHHPLESIIRFAFTLAGVFIVGTPIAIVFLYQSLSLVATQFTHANIKLPKKLDQALSYVLVSPDMHKVHHHYVLPYTDSNYGNIFSIWDRLFGTFMSLDRETIVYGVDTFPDEVANGKIGDLLKQPFHKYRKPTTFNHLDS, encoded by the coding sequence TTGGAAACGCTCATCAATTACTTTGAAACCATCCCATCGCTTCACAGAAGTCTCATTCTGGTTGGAGGGCTTACTTTTTTTTGGGTATTGGAAGGCACATTACCATTATTCAACTTTACTTATAAGAAATGGCAACATGCTTTACCAAATATCTTTTTTACCCTAACCACCATTGTTGTCAACTTTTCTTTAGCCTTCTTACTGGTGAAAACTGCGGATTGGGTAAAGGCTTCCGAATTTGGAATTATTAACTGGATTCCTAATTTACCGCTTTGGGCCTATGTGCTGTTGGGCGTTCTATTATTGGATTTCTTTGGGGCCTATTTGGCTCATTATGTAGAGCATAAAGTCAAACCACTTTGGATGGTGCATTTGGTGCACCATACCGATCATAACGTAGATACTACAACCGCTAACCGTCACCATCCTTTAGAGAGCATCATTCGGTTTGCATTTACATTAGCAGGTGTTTTTATAGTTGGTACGCCAATTGCCATTGTGTTTTTATATCAATCTTTGTCTTTAGTTGCCACTCAATTTACGCATGCCAATATTAAATTGCCTAAAAAATTAGATCAAGCCCTGAGTTATGTTTTAGTGTCACCAGACATGCACAAAGTCCACCACCATTATGTTTTGCCTTATACAGATTCTAACTACGGAAATATCTTTTCTATTTGGGATCGGCTCTTTGGGACATTCATGTCCCTGGACCGAGAGACCATTGTGTATGGCGTAGATACATTTCCAGATGAAGTGGCTAATGGAAAAATAGGAGATTTATTGAAGCAGCCTTTTCATAAGTACCGGAAGCCAACCACTTTTAACCATCTAGATTCATGA
- a CDS encoding glycerophosphodiester phosphodiesterase family protein, which translates to MACNTNNNMDIQGHRGCRGLLPENSIPAFQKAIDLGVTTLELDVVVSKDMEIAVSHEPFMNHEIALDLFGNKISEADEMSYNLYSMPYDSIKLYDCGSKPHPRFLDQKKIKVAKPLLSEVIDMAESASEHQIHYNIEIKSSQEYDKVYTPEVSEYVRLVIALISKKAIVNRTTLQSFDLRALEAIHHQNTGIKTALLVDENESITSKLKELSFKPEIISPYFELIDAIQVSDLQKQGFKVIPWTVNATEDINLMIEWKVDGIISDYPDRVLEHYKGMTSL; encoded by the coding sequence ATGGCATGTAACACTAACAATAATATGGATATTCAAGGACACCGCGGCTGCAGAGGCCTATTACCCGAAAACTCGATACCAGCCTTTCAAAAAGCCATAGATCTTGGAGTCACAACCTTAGAACTTGATGTTGTGGTCTCAAAGGATATGGAGATTGCTGTGTCTCACGAACCATTTATGAATCATGAGATTGCTCTAGATCTCTTCGGAAATAAGATTTCAGAAGCTGATGAAATGTCATATAATTTGTACAGCATGCCTTATGATAGCATCAAATTATACGACTGTGGAAGTAAGCCACATCCTCGATTTCTGGATCAGAAAAAAATAAAGGTGGCGAAGCCCTTATTATCTGAAGTCATCGACATGGCTGAAAGCGCTTCAGAACATCAGATCCATTACAATATCGAAATTAAAAGTTCACAAGAATACGACAAGGTTTATACCCCAGAAGTTTCAGAATATGTAAGATTGGTGATTGCTCTTATTTCAAAAAAAGCGATTGTGAATAGAACGACGCTTCAATCTTTTGACCTTCGTGCCCTAGAAGCAATTCACCATCAAAATACCGGCATTAAAACGGCTTTATTGGTTGATGAAAATGAATCGATTACATCAAAACTTAAAGAATTGTCCTTTAAACCAGAGATCATAAGTCCGTATTTTGAACTCATTGATGCAATTCAGGTATCAGACTTGCAGAAGCAGGGATTTAAGGTAATTCCTTGGACGGTCAATGCTACAGAAGATATTAACCTAATGATAGAGTGGAAGGTTGATGGTATTATTTCAGATTATCCAGATCGAGTTTTAGAGCATTATAAAGGTATGACCTCACTTTAA
- a CDS encoding exo-beta-N-acetylmuramidase NamZ domain-containing protein codes for MFKNRLFPVISTFVILLISCGNNTASKSGLSEDHLAVISKDKPPLKKDIVVGANRTEMYLPILKGQRVGIVANQTTVIFHDKIKEKSHDNGSQDKTQEFTHLVDSLLALDIDIKAVFAPEHGFRGTADAGESIKDGVDVKTNLPIISLYGNNKKPKPEQLKNIDIMIFDIQDVGARFYTYISSLHYVMEACAEANIPLLILDRPNPNGHFVDGPILEKEHKSFVGMHPIPIVHGMTIAEYAQMINGEQWLLNGVSCKLSIIDMQHYNHNLSYSLPINPSPNLPNDQAINLYPSLCFFEGTNVSAGRGTPTQFQVYGSPYLNKNVYNFKFTPTPNLGAKHPKYNGQLCFGENLTKTDRLESLRLSYLIKAYNNSVDQASFFNDFFTKLAGTKKLRQQIEQGLSEKDIKASWQAGLTDFKQKRAAYLLYD; via the coding sequence ATGTTCAAAAATAGGCTTTTCCCCGTAATTTCAACTTTTGTAATCCTATTGATTTCCTGCGGTAACAATACAGCATCCAAGAGCGGTCTTTCTGAAGATCATCTAGCAGTCATATCAAAAGACAAGCCTCCTTTAAAAAAGGACATTGTTGTTGGTGCCAATAGAACCGAAATGTACCTGCCAATTTTAAAAGGCCAGCGCGTTGGTATTGTAGCCAACCAAACTACGGTGATTTTTCATGATAAAATCAAAGAAAAATCTCATGACAATGGAAGTCAAGACAAGACACAAGAGTTTACGCATTTAGTAGACTCTTTATTGGCATTAGATATCGATATTAAAGCGGTATTTGCTCCTGAGCATGGCTTTAGAGGTACTGCAGACGCTGGAGAAAGCATTAAAGACGGAGTAGACGTCAAAACTAATTTACCCATTATTTCTCTCTACGGAAATAATAAAAAACCAAAACCCGAGCAATTAAAAAACATTGATATCATGATTTTTGATATTCAAGATGTTGGTGCCCGATTTTACACCTATATCTCCAGCTTGCATTATGTGATGGAAGCTTGTGCCGAAGCCAACATTCCCCTACTTATTTTAGACAGACCAAATCCAAACGGACATTTTGTGGATGGTCCCATATTGGAAAAAGAACACAAGAGTTTTGTAGGCATGCACCCTATACCTATTGTTCACGGTATGACCATTGCTGAATATGCACAAATGATCAATGGAGAACAATGGCTGCTTAACGGTGTGAGCTGTAAACTTTCAATTATTGATATGCAACATTACAACCACAATTTATCGTATAGTTTACCAATTAACCCCTCTCCTAACTTGCCTAATGACCAGGCCATAAACCTTTATCCTAGTCTTTGTTTCTTTGAAGGTACAAATGTGAGTGCGGGAAGAGGAACCCCTACACAGTTTCAAGTTTATGGAAGTCCTTATTTGAATAAAAACGTTTATAACTTCAAATTTACCCCTACGCCTAACTTAGGCGCTAAACATCCAAAATATAATGGACAACTCTGTTTTGGAGAAAATTTGACAAAGACGGATCGGTTAGAATCTTTAAGATTAAGTTACCTCATTAAAGCTTACAACAACAGTGTTGATCAAGCATCGTTTTTTAATGATTTCTTCACCAAATTGGCAGGAACCAAAAAATTGAGGCAACAAATTGAGCAAGGACTTTCTGAAAAAGATATTAAGGCTTCTTGGCAGGCTGGTCTAACAGATTTTAAGCAGAAAAGAGCCGCTTATTTACTTTACGATTAA
- a CDS encoding FtsX-like permease family protein: MNYEFFIAKRIIGSKTYKSSVSAPIIKIGITAIAIGMIVMLIAIATGLGLQKKVREKVVAFNGHITISNYDGNVSNESLVPISTNQDFYPQFNSVEGVKHIQSVATKFGVIRTETDFEGIVLKGVGAHYDWSYVKDFLVEGTVPKFSKDNTSNEVVISSYLANRLQFKLGDTFQTVFGKESIEEIPFQRQFKIVGIFNSGFQEIDKTFMVGDIAHIKRMNRWEADQIGNFEIFLDDFSKLREKETEIRNAIPSLLNTQNIEEKFYTTFEWIKIFDNNTYGIIAIMIIVAGINMITALLVLILERTQMIGILKALGSNNWSIRKMFLYNATYLIGLGMFWGNLIGLSLLLAQQVFELLKFPDPEQYYVSVIPVHIGLDYILLLNVGTFVACMLMMLIPSYIITKISPVKAMRFK; encoded by the coding sequence TTGAATTACGAGTTTTTTATAGCCAAACGTATTATTGGCAGCAAAACGTATAAAAGTAGTGTTTCGGCACCGATTATAAAAATCGGGATTACAGCAATTGCTATTGGTATGATCGTGATGCTTATTGCCATAGCAACGGGACTCGGTCTTCAAAAAAAGGTTAGGGAAAAAGTCGTGGCGTTTAACGGGCACATTACAATTTCTAATTACGATGGGAATGTGTCCAATGAATCTCTGGTGCCCATTTCGACCAATCAAGATTTTTATCCGCAGTTTAACTCGGTAGAAGGTGTTAAGCATATTCAGTCAGTAGCCACAAAGTTTGGCGTGATTAGAACCGAAACCGATTTTGAGGGCATAGTTCTTAAAGGCGTTGGTGCACATTATGATTGGAGCTACGTTAAAGATTTTTTAGTGGAAGGTACTGTTCCCAAGTTTTCTAAAGACAATACCAGCAATGAGGTTGTGATCTCAAGTTACTTAGCCAACCGTCTTCAGTTTAAGTTAGGGGATACGTTTCAAACGGTTTTTGGTAAAGAGAGTATTGAAGAAATTCCTTTTCAAAGACAGTTTAAGATCGTAGGTATTTTTAATTCAGGTTTTCAAGAAATAGACAAGACCTTTATGGTGGGCGATATTGCCCACATCAAGCGAATGAACCGTTGGGAAGCTGATCAAATTGGTAATTTTGAAATCTTTCTTGATGATTTCAGCAAATTAAGAGAAAAGGAAACCGAAATTAGAAACGCGATACCTTCCTTACTGAACACTCAAAATATCGAAGAAAAATTTTATACCACCTTCGAGTGGATCAAGATTTTTGACAACAATACCTACGGCATTATCGCGATCATGATTATTGTGGCAGGCATCAACATGATTACGGCATTATTGGTGCTTATTTTAGAACGTACTCAAATGATAGGCATCTTAAAAGCCTTGGGAAGTAATAATTGGAGCATTCGTAAAATGTTTTTATACAACGCTACGTATTTGATTGGTCTAGGGATGTTTTGGGGTAATCTCATTGGCCTCTCCCTGCTATTGGCCCAACAGGTTTTTGAATTGCTCAAGTTCCCAGACCCAGAACAATACTACGTCTCCGTGATTCCTGTTCATATTGGCTTAGACTATATTCTGCTGCTCAATGTTGGCACGTTTGTAGCGTGTATGTTAATGATGTTGATTCCGTCATACATCATTACCAAAATTTCTCCAGTAAAGGCCATGCGCTTTAAGTAG
- a CDS encoding PLP-dependent cysteine synthase family protein produces the protein MTYAENILETIGNTPLVKLNKLTKDLPCLVLSKYETFNPGNSVKDRMALKMVEDAEADGRLQPGGTIIEGTSGNTGMGLALAAIVKGYKCIFVMSDKQSKEKMDILRAVGAEVVVCPTDVEPTDPRSYYSVSKRLGDETPNSWYVNQYDNPSNCKAHFESTGPEIWEQTDGKITHFVVGVGTGGTISGVASYLKMKNPNVKIWGVDTYGSVFKKYHETGIFDEKEIYPYVTEGIGEDILPLNVNFDLIDGFTKVTDKDAAVYTQLLAREEGMFLGNSAGAAIKGVLQLKEHFTKDDVVVVLFHDHGSRYVGKMFNNDWMREKGYID, from the coding sequence ATGACCTACGCCGAAAATATATTAGAAACCATTGGTAACACACCCTTGGTAAAGCTCAATAAATTAACTAAGGATCTACCATGCTTGGTACTTTCAAAATATGAGACCTTTAATCCTGGTAACTCTGTAAAAGACCGTATGGCGCTCAAAATGGTAGAGGATGCAGAGGCCGACGGGCGTTTACAACCTGGCGGAACCATTATTGAAGGCACCTCAGGAAACACGGGAATGGGTTTAGCACTAGCAGCTATTGTAAAAGGCTACAAATGTATTTTTGTGATGAGCGATAAACAATCTAAAGAGAAGATGGACATTCTACGTGCCGTTGGAGCTGAGGTTGTCGTTTGCCCTACAGATGTAGAGCCAACAGACCCAAGAAGTTATTACTCTGTATCCAAACGTTTGGGAGATGAAACGCCAAACTCTTGGTACGTCAACCAATACGATAATCCTAGTAACTGCAAGGCACATTTTGAAAGTACAGGTCCAGAGATTTGGGAACAGACCGACGGTAAGATTACCCATTTTGTGGTAGGTGTTGGTACTGGTGGTACGATTTCTGGAGTTGCGAGTTATCTTAAAATGAAAAACCCCAACGTGAAGATTTGGGGAGTAGATACTTATGGTTCGGTATTTAAGAAGTATCACGAAACCGGCATTTTTGATGAAAAGGAAATCTACCCATATGTAACCGAAGGGATTGGTGAAGATATTTTGCCTCTAAATGTCAATTTTGATTTGATTGATGGGTTTACAAAAGTAACCGATAAAGACGCGGCTGTATATACGCAGTTATTGGCTAGGGAAGAAGGCATGTTTTTAGGTAATAGCGCAGGTGCAGCTATTAAAGGGGTGTTGCAATTAAAAGAGCATTTTACAAAAGATGACGTTGTGGTCGTATTGTTCCATGATCATGGCAGCCGTTATGTAGGTAAGATGTTCAATAATGATTGGATGCGAGAAAAAGGATACATTGATTAA
- a CDS encoding CIA30 family protein produces MKTIITVILMSMSTTLTIFDFNNNSDISNWKIVDDVVMGGRSNGNFKINKEGYGEFSGKISLENNGGFSSLQHQMKTLQVAAYSKAVLRIKGDGKTYQFRVKNSVNDNASYVYEFKTTEDWMTIEVPFKDMAPQFRGRKLDQPHYQGKTMQQITFLVGNKKEETFKLLIDHIELK; encoded by the coding sequence ATGAAGACTATAATTACAGTGATTCTTATGTCTATGAGCACTACCCTTACTATTTTTGATTTCAATAACAACAGTGACATCTCTAATTGGAAAATTGTTGACGATGTGGTCATGGGAGGTCGCTCTAACGGAAATTTTAAAATTAATAAAGAGGGTTATGGCGAATTTAGCGGTAAGATCTCTTTAGAAAACAATGGCGGTTTCTCTTCGTTACAACACCAAATGAAGACACTCCAAGTTGCCGCCTACTCCAAAGCTGTTTTGAGGATTAAGGGAGATGGAAAGACATATCAGTTTCGAGTAAAAAATAGCGTGAATGACAATGCTTCTTATGTTTATGAATTTAAAACAACAGAAGACTGGATGACTATAGAAGTCCCTTTTAAAGACATGGCTCCACAATTTAGAGGCAGAAAATTAGACCAACCTCACTATCAAGGTAAAACCATGCAACAGATTACGTTTTTGGTTGGTAATAAAAAAGAAGAAACCTTTAAATTACTCATAGACCATATTGAGCTAAAGTAG
- a CDS encoding DUF2851 family protein produces MQEDVLHYIWKHKKLDVLSLRTTQDEVVEIISVGRHNFNSGPDFFNAQLKIGNQLWAGNVEIHIKSSDWYVHNHEQDVAYDNVILHVVHEHDTDVFRKNNTVIPTLELKNVINPQVLANYDRLFSKGHKWINCEADIQDIDNFVVSNWLQRLFIERLERKSKLIEELLKQSKNDWEAVLFKMLTKSFGLKVNGEAFLSIANSIDFSVIRKVQSNQEQLESLLFGQSGLLDTPNSEPYYHMLKSNYEFLSQKFQLENTHLTPLQFFRLRPPNFPTIRLSQLATLYAQEPNLFSKVIEINSVEEFYKVFRVGTSNFWKSHYTFDKISKTSEKRLTTAFVDLILINTILPLKFCYAKHQGMGLGDEISELMGQIKPEVNGITKGFERLKVKTDSALDSQALIQLKSEYCDKNRCLQCAIGNSLLGK; encoded by the coding sequence ATGCAAGAAGATGTGCTGCACTATATCTGGAAACATAAAAAACTTGATGTATTAAGTTTAAGGACCACCCAAGACGAGGTGGTTGAAATCATTTCAGTGGGGCGACATAATTTTAATTCTGGTCCAGATTTTTTCAATGCGCAACTCAAAATCGGAAATCAGTTATGGGCGGGAAACGTAGAAATTCATATCAAGTCCAGTGATTGGTATGTACACAATCATGAGCAGGACGTGGCATATGATAATGTTATCTTACACGTGGTACATGAGCATGATACCGATGTTTTCAGAAAAAATAATACGGTGATTCCTACTCTTGAGCTGAAAAACGTGATTAATCCCCAAGTTCTTGCTAATTATGATCGTCTATTTTCTAAAGGTCATAAGTGGATTAATTGTGAAGCCGATATTCAGGACATTGATAATTTTGTTGTTTCTAATTGGTTGCAACGCTTGTTTATTGAACGTCTTGAGCGAAAGTCAAAATTAATAGAGGAGCTATTGAAGCAATCAAAAAATGACTGGGAGGCGGTTTTGTTTAAAATGCTGACTAAAAGTTTTGGGCTTAAAGTAAATGGAGAGGCCTTTTTGAGCATCGCTAATTCCATTGATTTTTCAGTAATTAGAAAAGTACAATCTAACCAAGAGCAGTTGGAAAGTTTGCTCTTCGGTCAATCAGGATTATTAGATACTCCAAATAGTGAGCCTTACTATCACATGCTTAAAAGTAATTATGAGTTTTTAAGCCAGAAATTTCAGTTAGAGAATACCCATCTCACCCCACTGCAGTTTTTTAGACTAAGACCTCCAAATTTTCCAACCATTAGGTTGTCGCAATTGGCAACTCTCTATGCTCAAGAGCCAAATTTGTTCTCAAAAGTGATTGAAATTAATTCGGTAGAAGAGTTCTATAAGGTGTTTCGGGTAGGGACTTCTAATTTTTGGAAGTCACATTATACTTTTGATAAAATCTCCAAAACTTCCGAAAAAAGATTGACAACAGCTTTTGTAGATTTGATACTCATCAACACCATCTTACCGCTTAAGTTTTGTTACGCTAAACATCAAGGTATGGGCTTAGGAGATGAGATTTCAGAGCTTATGGGCCAAATTAAGCCCGAGGTGAATGGAATCACTAAAGGCTTTGAGCGTCTAAAAGTAAAGACTGATAGTGCCTTGGATAGTCAGGCGCTTATTCAATTAAAATCAGAATATTGTGATAAAAATCGCTGTTTGCAATGTGCTATAGGCAATTCACTTTTGGGCAAATAA
- a CDS encoding PspC domain-containing protein, which yields MNFFYRILYYFQKRGYYVCQRIADRLGIRAKVVRTSFMYLTFATLGFGFALYLFFAFWMRIKDIVYTKRTSVFDL from the coding sequence ATGAATTTTTTTTATCGCATCTTATATTACTTCCAAAAGCGTGGGTATTACGTTTGTCAACGTATTGCAGATCGACTCGGGATACGAGCAAAAGTGGTACGTACATCTTTTATGTACCTCACCTTTGCGACTTTAGGATTTGGTTTTGCACTCTATTTGTTTTTCGCATTCTGGATGCGCATCAAAGACATTGTTTACACTAAGAGAACCTCTGTGTTTGACCTTTAA
- a CDS encoding TrkA family potassium uptake protein gives MNPLIKFFRVRIYTAVFLLCMLLFIGVLGFKIMSDYSWVDAIYMTVITITTVGFGEVQPLDDQSKIFTIFLILASVVILGYAITVITEYILSKNDLEELKQKKMQKKIDAFSGHIIICGYGRNGKQAAKKLLAYNKPFVVIERDRDVIDKFQTDEVPFVFGNANEDEILVQAGIARATTLICALPNDADNLFVVLSARQINAKLCIISRASQETSYQKLKLAGANNVILPDRIGGDHMASLVVVPDLIEFIDNLSIVGKSNINIEEISIEKLYNASEIKTIKDLDLRRKTGCTVIGFKDGHGEYVVNPEADQRLVPNSKIIVLGRPEQIQKLNSIYDI, from the coding sequence ATGAATCCGTTAATAAAATTTTTTAGGGTTAGAATCTATACCGCAGTATTTTTACTGTGCATGCTCTTATTTATAGGGGTTTTAGGTTTTAAAATCATGTCAGATTATAGTTGGGTAGATGCCATTTATATGACGGTCATCACCATTACCACCGTAGGTTTTGGTGAAGTACAACCATTAGATGACCAGTCCAAAATATTCACGATATTTTTGATTCTAGCGAGTGTCGTCATTTTGGGTTACGCCATTACCGTCATCACAGAATATATTTTAAGCAAGAATGATTTAGAGGAATTAAAACAGAAAAAAATGCAAAAGAAAATAGATGCTTTTTCAGGACACATTATTATATGCGGTTATGGGAGAAACGGCAAACAGGCTGCAAAAAAGCTATTGGCTTATAACAAGCCTTTTGTGGTGATTGAAAGAGACCGTGATGTCATCGATAAGTTTCAAACAGATGAGGTGCCTTTTGTATTTGGCAATGCTAACGAAGACGAGATATTGGTGCAGGCTGGGATTGCTCGTGCCACGACACTTATTTGTGCGCTCCCAAATGATGCAGATAACCTTTTTGTGGTGCTCTCTGCGAGACAGATCAATGCTAAGTTGTGCATCATAAGTCGTGCATCCCAGGAAACCTCTTATCAAAAATTAAAACTTGCCGGAGCCAATAACGTCATCCTGCCAGACCGTATTGGTGGAGATCACATGGCCTCTTTAGTGGTGGTTCCAGATTTAATTGAGTTTATAGATAATCTTTCTATAGTTGGAAAATCTAATATTAATATCGAAGAGATTTCAATCGAGAAACTCTATAATGCTTCGGAAATCAAAACGATCAAAGATTTGGATCTTCGAAGAAAAACAGGCTGTACGGTGATAGGATTTAAGGATGGACATGGTGAATATGTCGTTAATCCCGAAGCTGATCAACGACTAGTACCAAATTCTAAAATCATTGTTTTAGGAAGGCCAGAACAAATACAAAAGCTTAATTCTATATATGACATCTAG
- a CDS encoding sodium:alanine symporter family protein: protein MKKYIFSLFAALLPILTFAQETTSEKIDQVFKDYTGWFVDLIFYEIPFSETYQIPWVLIVLIGGALFFTIYFRFINITGFRTAIKVVRGQYEDIEKHGADTLYGDSTPNEGENIIETIKDDGADGEVSHFQALTAALSATVGLGNIAGVAVALSIGGPGATFWMIVAGLLGMASKFAECTLGVKYRDVGEDGTVYGGPMYYLTKGLKDKGMGGFGKVLAVLFAIFVIGGSFGGGNMFQANQAAAQFVKLFDLEGGNAGLYFGLVMAVLVAIVIIGGIKRIAKVTEKVVPFMAGIYVLAALIILGANFSLIDDAFALIYHGAFSGLGIAGGLVGVMIQGIRRGAFSNEAGVGSAAIAHSAVRTKYPASEGIVALLEPFVDTVVICTMTALVIVITNFDGGFMEYGVEITEGVEITAQAFDSVIPHFSIVLTIAVILFAFSTMISWSYYGMQGWIYLFGKGKITDLVYKLLFLIFVVIGASISLGAVINFSDAMIFAMVVPNIIGVVLLSPIINRELKKYYKAINVKKEAMDEGAEDLNKHL from the coding sequence ATGAAGAAATATATTTTCTCATTGTTTGCTGCTTTATTACCAATACTAACCTTTGCTCAAGAGACCACATCAGAAAAAATAGACCAAGTCTTTAAAGATTATACAGGCTGGTTCGTGGATCTTATTTTCTACGAAATTCCATTTTCAGAGACCTACCAGATTCCTTGGGTACTCATCGTATTGATTGGAGGCGCCTTATTTTTTACCATCTATTTTAGATTTATTAACATCACTGGCTTTAGAACCGCCATTAAAGTGGTGAGGGGGCAATATGAAGATATTGAGAAGCACGGTGCAGATACATTATATGGGGATTCAACACCAAACGAAGGAGAAAATATTATAGAGACTATAAAAGATGATGGTGCCGACGGTGAGGTATCGCATTTTCAAGCACTAACTGCTGCGCTATCTGCAACGGTTGGTTTAGGAAACATTGCAGGTGTAGCCGTAGCTTTATCTATTGGTGGCCCTGGTGCTACCTTTTGGATGATTGTTGCCGGTCTTCTTGGGATGGCCTCAAAATTTGCAGAGTGTACGCTTGGTGTTAAATATAGGGATGTAGGAGAAGATGGTACCGTTTACGGTGGGCCAATGTATTATTTAACCAAAGGGCTTAAAGATAAAGGCATGGGAGGCTTTGGTAAAGTCCTAGCCGTATTATTTGCGATTTTTGTAATCGGTGGATCTTTCGGTGGAGGAAACATGTTTCAGGCCAATCAAGCAGCTGCACAGTTTGTAAAGCTTTTTGATCTAGAAGGTGGTAATGCAGGCTTGTACTTTGGACTTGTGATGGCTGTTTTAGTAGCTATCGTTATCATTGGAGGTATTAAGAGAATTGCTAAAGTCACAGAAAAAGTAGTGCCTTTTATGGCAGGAATCTATGTCTTGGCAGCGTTGATCATCCTAGGGGCTAATTTCTCCTTAATTGATGATGCCTTTGCACTTATCTATCATGGAGCATTCTCTGGTTTGGGCATTGCAGGTGGACTTGTTGGTGTGATGATTCAAGGGATTCGTCGTGGTGCGTTTTCTAATGAGGCCGGGGTAGGGTCTGCAGCTATTGCACACTCGGCAGTAAGAACCAAATATCCAGCAAGTGAAGGTATTGTAGCTTTACTTGAACCTTTTGTGGATACTGTGGTTATTTGTACAATGACAGCTTTAGTGATAGTAATCACAAATTTTGATGGTGGTTTCATGGAGTATGGTGTAGAAATTACAGAAGGGGTGGAAATCACCGCTCAAGCATTTGATTCGGTCATACCACACTTTTCAATTGTTTTAACCATTGCGGTCATCTTATTTGCCTTCTCAACCATGATTTCTTGGTCTTACTATGGTATGCAAGGATGGATTTATCTTTTCGGAAAAGGAAAAATTACCGATTTGGTCTATAAATTATTATTCTTAATCTTTGTAGTAATTGGTGCTTCAATTAGTTTGGGAGCAGTAATTAATTTCTCAGATGCGATGATTTTTGCAATGGTCGTTCCTAATATTATAGGTGTTGTTTTGTTATCCCCAATAATTAACAGAGAGTTGAAAAAATACTATAAGGCAATCAATGTTAAGAAAGAAGCTATGGACGAAGGTGCTGAAGATTTGAACAAGCATCTTTAA